In Kaistia algarum, one DNA window encodes the following:
- a CDS encoding GlcG/HbpS family heme-binding protein codes for MKTILKLERAEARLMIAAAIEKAEALGVPETVCIVDEGGFPIALERMDNARITGPQIAWNKAWTAAGHKRSTHLFTRSPNGPALPGNEAYGIQLSFEGRFAAFVGGFPIVVDDQVIGGVGLSGGNGEQDIACGLAALAALAAALAPSGKTVLVEADIKK; via the coding sequence TTGAAGACGATACTCAAGCTGGAGCGGGCCGAGGCCCGCCTCATGATCGCTGCCGCGATCGAGAAGGCCGAGGCTCTCGGCGTACCCGAGACGGTGTGCATCGTCGACGAGGGGGGCTTCCCGATCGCGCTCGAGCGGATGGACAATGCCCGCATCACGGGCCCGCAGATCGCCTGGAACAAGGCCTGGACTGCGGCAGGCCACAAACGCTCGACGCATCTTTTCACGAGGTCGCCGAATGGTCCGGCGCTTCCGGGCAACGAAGCCTATGGCATCCAGCTCTCCTTCGAGGGGCGTTTCGCTGCCTTCGTCGGTGGCTTCCCGATCGTCGTCGACGATCAGGTGATCGGGGGCGTCGGTCTTTCGGGCGGCAATGGCGAGCAGGACATTGCCTGCGGTCTGGCAGCGCTGGCGGCGCTTGCCGCGGCGCTGG